From one Streptomyces spiramyceticus genomic stretch:
- a CDS encoding homoserine dehydrogenase yields MMRTRPLKVALLGCGVVGSEVARIMTTHADDLAARIGAPVELAGVAVRRPSKVREGIDPALVTTDATALVKRGDIDVVVEVIGGIEPARTLITTAFEHGASVVSANKALLAEDGAALHAAAEEHGRDLYYEAAVAGAIPLVRPLRESLAGDKVNRVLGIVNGTTNFILDKMDTSGAGYSEALDEATALGYAEADPTADVEGFDAAAKAAILAGIAFHTRVRIGDVHREGLTEVTASDIASAKRMGCTVKLLAICERAADGKSVTARVHPAMIPLTHPLASVREAYNAVFIEAEAAGQLMFYGPGAGGAPTASAVLGDLVAVCRNIVAATTGPGESAYTQLPVSPMGEVVTRYHISLDVADKPGVLAQVATIFAEHGVSIDTVRQQGRPDGDGEASLVVVTHRAPDAALSGTVEALRKLDTVRGVASIMRVEGE; encoded by the coding sequence ATGATGCGTACGCGTCCGCTGAAGGTGGCGCTGCTGGGCTGTGGTGTGGTCGGCTCAGAGGTGGCGCGCATCATGACGACGCACGCCGACGACCTCGCCGCCCGCATCGGGGCCCCCGTCGAGCTCGCAGGGGTCGCGGTGCGGCGTCCCTCCAAGGTCCGTGAGGGCATCGATCCGGCGCTGGTCACCACCGACGCGACCGCCCTGGTCAAACGGGGCGACATCGACGTCGTCGTCGAGGTCATCGGCGGCATCGAGCCCGCCCGAACGCTCATCACCACCGCCTTCGAGCACGGCGCGTCCGTCGTCTCCGCGAACAAGGCGCTGCTCGCCGAGGACGGCGCGGCCCTGCACGCCGCCGCCGAGGAGCACGGGCGGGATCTGTACTACGAGGCCGCCGTGGCCGGTGCCATTCCGCTTGTACGGCCGCTGCGCGAGTCCCTCGCCGGGGACAAAGTCAACCGCGTGCTCGGGATCGTCAACGGAACGACCAACTTCATCCTCGACAAGATGGACACGAGCGGAGCCGGTTACTCCGAGGCGCTCGACGAGGCCACAGCCCTCGGTTACGCCGAAGCCGACCCCACCGCCGATGTCGAGGGATTCGACGCCGCTGCCAAGGCCGCCATCCTCGCCGGAATCGCCTTCCACACCCGGGTGCGGATCGGCGACGTACACCGCGAGGGGCTCACCGAGGTCACCGCCTCCGACATCGCCTCCGCGAAGCGCATGGGCTGCACGGTCAAGCTGCTCGCGATCTGTGAGCGCGCCGCCGACGGCAAGTCCGTCACCGCGCGCGTCCACCCCGCGATGATCCCGCTGACGCACCCGCTGGCCTCCGTCCGCGAGGCCTACAACGCGGTCTTCATCGAGGCCGAGGCGGCCGGGCAGCTGATGTTCTACGGTCCCGGCGCCGGCGGTGCGCCGACCGCTTCGGCCGTGCTCGGCGACCTCGTCGCCGTCTGCCGGAACATCGTCGCCGCGACCACCGGGCCCGGCGAATCCGCGTACACCCAGCTCCCCGTCAGCCCGATGGGCGAGGTCGTCACGCGGTACCACATCAGCCTCGACGTGGCCGACAAGCCGGGCGTACTCGCCCAGGTCGCCACCATCTTCGCCGAGCACGGCGTATCGATTGATACGGTCCGCCAGCAAGGCCGACCGGACGGAGACGGCGAGGCTTCTCTCGTCGTCGTCACCCACCGCGCGCCCGACGCCGCCCTTTCGGGGACCGTCGAAGCGCTGCGCAAGCTCGACACCGTGCGCGGTGTCGCCAGCATCATGCGTGTTGAAGGGGAGTAA
- the thrC gene encoding threonine synthase — MTSKGTHQWRGIIEEYRDRLPVTAATPVVTLREGGTPLVPAQVLSERTGCEVHLKVEGANPTGSFKDRGMTMAITRAKEEGAQAVICASTGNTSASAAAYAVRAGMVCAVLVPQGKIALGKMGQALIHGAKILQVDGNFDDCLTLARGLSDNYPVALVNSVNPVRIEGQKTAAFEIVDALGDAPDIHVLPVGNAGNITAYWRGYREYAADSIATHTPRMWGFQASGSAPIVRGEIVKDPHTVATAIRIGNPASWQYALEARDESGGFIDEVTDREILRAYRLLAAQEGVFVEPASAASVAGLLKAAEQGKVDPGQKIVCTVTGNGLKDPDWAVAGAPQPVTVPVDAATAAERLGLA; from the coding sequence ATGACCAGCAAGGGCACCCACCAGTGGCGGGGCATCATCGAGGAGTACCGGGACCGGCTTCCGGTCACGGCCGCGACGCCCGTCGTCACGCTCCGTGAGGGCGGCACGCCGCTCGTACCGGCGCAGGTCCTCTCCGAGCGCACGGGCTGCGAGGTGCACCTCAAGGTCGAGGGCGCCAACCCCACCGGGTCCTTCAAGGACCGCGGCATGACCATGGCGATCACCCGCGCCAAGGAAGAGGGCGCGCAGGCCGTCATCTGCGCCTCCACCGGCAATACGTCGGCCTCGGCCGCCGCCTATGCCGTACGCGCCGGAATGGTCTGCGCCGTACTCGTGCCGCAGGGCAAGATCGCGCTCGGCAAGATGGGCCAGGCGCTGATCCACGGCGCCAAGATCCTCCAGGTCGACGGAAACTTCGACGACTGTCTGACGCTGGCCCGCGGCCTGTCGGACAACTACCCGGTGGCGCTGGTCAATTCGGTCAACCCGGTCCGTATCGAGGGCCAGAAGACCGCCGCCTTCGAGATCGTCGACGCGCTCGGTGACGCCCCGGACATTCACGTACTTCCCGTCGGCAACGCCGGAAACATCACGGCGTACTGGCGCGGCTACCGCGAATACGCGGCCGACAGCATCGCCACGCACACCCCCCGGATGTGGGGCTTCCAGGCGTCCGGTTCGGCGCCCATCGTGCGCGGCGAGATCGTCAAGGACCCGCACACCGTCGCCACCGCAATTCGCATCGGCAACCCCGCCTCGTGGCAGTACGCCCTTGAGGCGCGGGACGAGTCGGGCGGCTTCATCGACGAGGTGACGGACCGTGAGATCCTGCGCGCCTACCGGCTGTTGGCCGCGCAGGAGGGCGTCTTCGTCGAGCCCGCGTCGGCGGCCAGCGTCGCCGGTCTGCTCAAGGCCGCCGAGCAGGGCAAGGTCGACCCCGGCCAGAAGATCGTGTGCACGGTGACCGGAAACGGCCTCAAGGACCCGGACTGGGCGGTGGCCGGAGCGCCGCAGCCGGTCACGGTGCCGGTGGACGCCGCCACGGCCGCAGAGCGCCTCGGCCTCGCGTAG
- a CDS encoding response regulator, producing the protein MEVGKTRTQPRAATYSRVVPGASGRVLVVDDNKVIRQLIRVNLELEGFEVVTAADGAECLDIVQRVSPDVVTLDVVMPRLDGLRTAARLHDDPRTSHLPVAIISACTQYEVETGLASGVDAFLAKPFEPAELVRLVRQLMHQEGPPSADGRHEAGQAGSAVG; encoded by the coding sequence GTGGAAGTGGGCAAAACCCGGACGCAGCCCCGGGCGGCAACCTACTCTCGAGTTGTGCCAGGGGCGTCCGGTCGGGTGCTTGTTGTGGACGACAACAAGGTCATCCGGCAGTTGATCAGGGTCAATCTCGAGCTGGAGGGCTTCGAGGTAGTGACCGCGGCCGATGGTGCCGAGTGTCTGGACATCGTGCAGCGGGTCAGTCCTGATGTCGTCACGCTCGACGTCGTGATGCCGCGCCTCGACGGGTTGCGTACGGCCGCCCGCCTCCACGACGACCCGCGTACGTCTCATCTGCCCGTCGCGATCATCAGTGCGTGTACGCAGTACGAGGTGGAGACCGGCCTCGCTTCCGGCGTCGACGCCTTTCTCGCCAAGCCATTCGAGCCGGCCGAGCTGGTCAGGCTCGTACGGCAGCTGATGCACCAGGAGGGCCCGCCGTCTGCCGACGGCAGGCATGAGGCCGGGCAGGCTGGGAGTGCCGTCGGGTGA
- the lysA gene encoding diaminopimelate decarboxylase, which produces MSRSAHPAGPRHADVYPEGHYTAPPADLNVLDEKVWARAVRRNSDGVVTVGGIEVSRLAEEFGTPAYFLDESDFRARCRAWADAFGPDADVFYAGKAFLSRAVVRWLMEEGLNLDVCSGGELTTALDVGMPPERIAFHGNNKSTDEIERAVRLGVGRIVLDSFQEIVRVAHIAQSMGKRQRVQIRVTVGVEAHTHEFIATAHEDQKFGIGLAGGEAAEAVRRALKLDGIELVGIHSHIGSQIFDMAGFEVSARRVVQLLADVRDEHGVELPEIDLGGGLGIAYTSEDDPAEPHEIAKALNEIVTRECEAHGVATPRISVEPGRAIVGPTAFTLYEVGTIKPLEGLRTYVSVDGGMSDNIRTALYDAEYSVALVSRTSDAEPMLSRVVGKHCESGDIVVKDAFLPADLAPGDLIAVPATGAYCRSMASNYNHSLRPPVVAVNDGEARVIVRRETEEDLLRLDVG; this is translated from the coding sequence ATGAGCCGTTCCGCACACCCCGCCGGGCCCCGTCACGCCGACGTCTACCCCGAGGGGCACTACACCGCCCCGCCCGCCGACCTCAACGTCCTCGACGAGAAGGTCTGGGCCCGGGCCGTACGACGTAACAGCGACGGCGTCGTCACCGTCGGCGGCATCGAAGTCAGCCGCCTCGCCGAGGAGTTCGGTACGCCCGCCTACTTCCTCGACGAGAGCGACTTCCGCGCCCGCTGCCGGGCATGGGCCGACGCCTTCGGGCCGGACGCGGACGTGTTCTACGCGGGCAAGGCCTTCCTCTCGCGGGCCGTCGTCCGCTGGCTGATGGAAGAGGGGCTGAATCTCGATGTGTGCTCCGGCGGCGAGCTGACCACCGCCCTCGACGTCGGCATGCCCCCCGAGCGCATTGCTTTTCATGGGAACAACAAGTCCACGGACGAAATCGAGCGGGCCGTACGCCTGGGCGTCGGGCGGATCGTTCTCGACTCCTTCCAGGAGATCGTCCGCGTCGCGCACATCGCGCAGAGCATGGGCAAGCGGCAGCGCGTCCAGATCCGGGTGACCGTCGGCGTCGAGGCTCATACGCATGAGTTCATCGCGACCGCCCACGAGGACCAGAAGTTCGGGATCGGGCTCGCCGGCGGGGAGGCCGCCGAAGCCGTGCGGCGGGCCCTCAAGCTCGACGGGATCGAGCTTGTCGGGATTCACTCGCACATCGGGTCGCAGATCTTCGACATGGCCGGGTTCGAGGTCTCTGCGCGGCGCGTGGTTCAGCTGCTTGCCGACGTACGGGACGAGCACGGTGTCGAACTGCCCGAGATCGACCTCGGTGGCGGCCTCGGCATCGCGTACACCTCCGAGGACGACCCCGCCGAGCCGCACGAGATCGCCAAGGCGCTGAACGAGATCGTCACCCGGGAGTGCGAGGCGCACGGGGTGGCCACGCCCCGCATCTCCGTCGAGCCGGGACGCGCCATCGTCGGGCCCACCGCCTTCACCCTCTACGAGGTCGGCACCATCAAGCCGCTGGAGGGCCTGCGTACGTACGTCAGCGTGGACGGCGGCATGTCGGACAACATCCGCACCGCCCTGTACGACGCCGAGTACAGCGTGGCTCTCGTGTCCCGGACCTCCGACGCCGAGCCGATGCTCAGCCGCGTCGTCGGCAAGCACTGCGAGAGCGGGGACATTGTGGTCAAGGATGCTTTCCTGCCCGCCGATCTCGCGCCCGGTGATCTCATTGCCGTGCCCGCCACCGGTGCTTACTGCCGTTCGATGGCGAGCAACTACAACCACTCGCTGCGCCCGCCCGTCGTCGCCGTCAATGATGGTGAGGCGCGCGTGATTGTCCGGCGCGAGACGGAGGAAGATCTCCTGCGTCTCGATGTCGGCTGA
- a CDS encoding GntR family transcriptional regulator, with the protein MVVGASFPSASALAVRFGVSRPTVAKALDRLEAEGCCRKRGRGSSALCWLCLDMRSVPKREHNRTNRVGLPARGIAAG; encoded by the coding sequence ATGGTAGTAGGTGCTTCCTTCCCGAGCGCCTCGGCTCTCGCCGTTCGGTTTGGAGTTTCACGCCCCACGGTGGCCAAGGCCCTGGACAGGCTGGAGGCCGAGGGCTGTTGTCGGAAGCGAGGCAGGGGAAGCAGCGCACTGTGTTGGCTCTGCCTGGACATGAGGAGCGTGCCGAAGCGTGAGCACAACCGGACTAACCGAGTGGGCCTACCCGCTCGGGGAATCGCTGCTGGCTGA
- the nrtL gene encoding ArgS-related anticodon-binding protein NrtL, with amino-acid sequence MTPAELSRTVLRAVRRAVEEDVLRAPVPERAVVERPRPGGRGDYASNVALKLAGSASLPAREVAEILRRMLVVDEQIADVEITGPGFLNFTLVRPAQNSVVRTVLTQRSSYGHGTSVDGAGQVVQVPAGTHGDAVARLMQAQGVTVVRSGEADPGFPHVVGRLGRDAAVWSVLWPTSVARPDDLLVQRESNPLFRVRYAHARARALARNAAALGFEAGEATSYGEAASYGRDAAPLLGALADYPVVLEAAARHRAPDRLARYLDATAESFFRFHDAHPVLPLGDEKPSVAHRSRLALAEATGTVLAGGLSLLGISAPEHL; translated from the coding sequence GTGACCCCCGCCGAGCTCTCCCGTACCGTGCTGCGCGCCGTGCGTCGCGCCGTCGAGGAGGACGTGTTGCGGGCGCCGGTGCCGGAGCGGGCCGTCGTCGAGCGGCCGCGGCCCGGGGGGCGTGGGGATTACGCCTCCAATGTCGCCCTCAAGCTGGCTGGGTCGGCGAGTTTGCCCGCCCGCGAAGTGGCCGAGATTCTCCGTCGCATGCTCGTCGTCGACGAGCAGATCGCCGACGTCGAGATCACCGGGCCGGGATTCTTGAATTTCACGCTCGTCCGCCCTGCTCAGAATTCCGTCGTACGTACCGTCCTCACCCAGCGCAGCTCGTACGGGCACGGGACCTCCGTCGACGGAGCCGGGCAGGTCGTCCAGGTCCCGGCCGGGACCCATGGCGACGCCGTCGCCCGGCTGATGCAGGCCCAGGGCGTGACGGTCGTGAGGAGTGGGGAGGCGGATCCCGGCTTCCCACACGTCGTCGGCCGGCTCGGGCGTGACGCCGCCGTGTGGAGTGTCCTCTGGCCCACCTCCGTCGCCCGCCCCGACGACCTCCTCGTTCAGCGCGAGAGCAACCCCCTCTTCCGCGTCCGGTACGCCCACGCCCGCGCCCGGGCCCTCGCCCGTAATGCCGCCGCCCTCGGGTTCGAAGCCGGGGAAGCCACCAGCTACGGAGAAGCGGCCAGCTACGGACGCGACGCCGCGCCCCTCCTCGGTGCCCTCGCCGACTACCCCGTCGTCCTGGAAGCCGCCGCCCGCCACCGCGCCCCCGACCGGCTCGCCCGTTATCTCGACGCGACCGCCGAAAGCTTCTTCCGCTTTCACGACGCTCACCCCGTCCTGCCTCTCGGCGACGAGAAACCCTCGGTCGCCCACCGCTCCCGCCTGGCCCTCGCCGAGGCCACCGGGACGGTGCTCGCCGGCGGCCTGTCCTTGCTCGGCATCAGTGCCCCCGAACATCTGTGA
- the rho gene encoding transcription termination factor Rho, which produces MSDTTDLMGVTADNNVDNAAPATGAATGSAARRRRSGTGLEGMVLAELQQVASGLGIRGTGRMRKSQLIEVIKEAQAGGSSSAKSADTAGSTAETKPKRRATSKARTGDEAAATAAAPAAAAAPAAEKAVAQQQIDIPGQPAGGAPQVERSRELGGDDQPVGERRRRRATAQAGSPESSVVTEVRAEPKTEVKADKADAQPEAKAAVTAPSQEGAEGRRGDRQERGQRGDRRERGDRQRDRGDRGDGARGERGDRQDRGERGERRDRGKGDDQGSQRQQRQGGQGGPQGAGPQDDDDFEGGRRGRRGRYRDRRGRRGREEFGSDAPPVSDDDVLIPVAGILDILDNYAFIRTSGYLPGPNDVYVSLAQVRKNGLRKGDHVTGAVRQPKDGERREKFNALVRLDSANGMAAESGRGRPEFNKLTPLYPQDRLRLETDPGVLTTRIIDLVAPIGKGQRGLIVAPPKTGKTMIMQAIANAITVNNPECHLMVVLVDERPEEVTDMQRSVKGEVISSTFDRPAEDHTTVAELAIERAKRLVELGHDVVVLLDSITRLGRAYNLAAPASGRILSGGVDSTALYPPKRFFGAARNIEDGGSLTILATALVETGSRMDEVIFEEFKGTGNMELKLDRKLADKRIFPAVDVDPSGTRKEEILLNAEELAIVWKLRRVLHALDSQQAIELLLDKMKQTKSNAEFLMQIAKTTPSGNGSD; this is translated from the coding sequence GTGAGCGACACCACCGATCTGATGGGCGTGACTGCCGACAACAATGTCGACAACGCCGCGCCCGCCACAGGTGCTGCCACTGGTAGTGCCGCACGGCGCCGCCGCTCCGGCACCGGCCTCGAGGGCATGGTCCTGGCCGAGCTGCAGCAGGTCGCGTCCGGCCTCGGGATCAGGGGCACAGGGCGTATGCGCAAGAGCCAGCTGATCGAGGTCATCAAGGAGGCGCAGGCCGGAGGCTCGTCCTCGGCCAAGAGCGCCGACACGGCCGGCTCCACCGCCGAGACCAAGCCGAAGCGCCGCGCCACCTCCAAGGCCCGTACGGGCGACGAGGCGGCGGCCACGGCCGCTGCACCCGCCGCCGCTGCTGCGCCCGCTGCCGAGAAGGCCGTGGCCCAGCAGCAGATCGACATTCCCGGGCAGCCGGCTGGGGGCGCCCCCCAGGTCGAGCGAAGCCGAGAGCTTGGGGGAGACGACCAGCCGGTCGGCGAGCGCCGCCGGCGCCGGGCCACCGCGCAGGCGGGCAGCCCGGAGTCCTCTGTCGTCACCGAGGTACGGGCCGAGCCCAAGACCGAGGTAAAGGCCGACAAGGCCGACGCCCAGCCCGAGGCCAAGGCTGCCGTCACTGCGCCATCTCAAGAGGGCGCCGAAGGCCGCCGGGGTGACCGCCAGGAGCGCGGTCAGCGCGGTGACCGCCGCGAGCGCGGTGACCGCCAGCGTGACCGCGGTGACCGTGGTGACGGCGCGCGCGGCGAGCGTGGCGACCGCCAGGACCGTGGCGAGCGCGGTGAGCGCCGTGACCGCGGCAAGGGCGACGACCAGGGCAGCCAGCGCCAGCAGCGTCAGGGCGGCCAGGGCGGCCCCCAGGGCGCCGGGCCGCAGGACGACGACGATTTCGAGGGTGGCCGCCGTGGCCGCCGCGGCCGCTACCGCGACCGCCGTGGCCGCCGTGGCCGCGAGGAGTTCGGCAGCGATGCGCCGCCGGTCTCCGACGACGACGTCCTGATCCCCGTCGCGGGCATCCTGGACATCCTCGACAACTACGCGTTCATCCGGACCTCCGGCTACCTGCCGGGCCCGAACGACGTGTACGTGTCGCTGGCCCAGGTCCGCAAGAACGGTCTGCGCAAGGGTGACCACGTCACCGGCGCCGTCCGCCAGCCCAAGGACGGCGAGCGCCGCGAGAAGTTCAACGCGCTCGTCCGCCTCGACTCGGCGAACGGCATGGCGGCCGAATCCGGCCGCGGGCGCCCGGAGTTCAACAAGCTGACGCCGCTGTACCCGCAGGACCGACTGCGTCTCGAGACCGACCCGGGCGTGCTGACGACCCGGATCATCGACCTCGTCGCGCCGATCGGCAAGGGCCAGCGTGGCCTGATCGTGGCCCCGCCGAAGACCGGTAAGACCATGATCATGCAGGCGATCGCCAACGCGATCACCGTCAACAACCCCGAGTGCCACCTGATGGTCGTCCTCGTCGACGAGCGTCCCGAAGAGGTCACCGACATGCAGCGGTCGGTGAAGGGCGAGGTCATCTCCTCGACCTTCGACCGCCCGGCCGAGGACCACACCACCGTCGCCGAGCTGGCCATCGAGCGCGCCAAGCGTCTCGTCGAGCTGGGTCACGACGTGGTCGTCCTGCTGGACTCGATCACCCGTCTGGGCCGTGCGTACAACCTCGCGGCTCCCGCCTCCGGACGCATCCTGTCCGGTGGTGTCGACTCGACCGCGCTCTACCCGCCGAAGCGCTTCTTCGGTGCGGCGCGCAACATCGAGGACGGCGGCTCGCTGACCATCCTGGCCACCGCGCTGGTCGAGACCGGCTCGCGCATGGACGAGGTGATCTTCGAGGAGTTCAAGGGCACCGGCAACATGGAGCTCAAGCTCGACCGGAAGCTCGCCGACAAGCGCATCTTCCCGGCTGTCGACGTCGACCCGTCCGGCACGCGTAAGGAGGAGATCCTCCTCAACGCGGAAGAGCTCGCCATCGTCTGGAAGCTGCGCCGGGTGCTGCACGCACTCGACTCGCAGCAGGCGATCGAGCTCCTGCTGGACAAGATGAAGCAGACGAAGTCGAACGCCGAGTTCCTGATGCAGATCGCCAAGACGACTCCGTCGGGCAACGGCAGCGACTGA
- the thrB gene encoding homoserine kinase, producing the protein MAGPAFRAAAVRVRVPATSANLGPGFDALGLSLGLYDDVVVRVADSGLHVDIAGEGAETLPRDESHLLVRSLRTAFDLLGGQPRGLEVVCANRIPHGRGLGSSSAAICAGIVAARAVTIGGDAKLDDAALLELATEIEGHPDNVAACLLGGFTLAWTDGGAARAIRMDPADSIVPVVFVPGKPVLTETARGLLPRTVPHVDAAANAGRAALLVEALTRRPEFLLAATEDRLHQDYRAPAMPESVALVNRLRADGVPAVISGAGPTVLALVDDSAADKVAQLAGEGWAANRLALDATGASVLPLGSS; encoded by the coding sequence ATGGCCGGTCCCGCGTTCCGCGCCGCCGCCGTAAGGGTGCGCGTTCCCGCCACCAGCGCCAATCTCGGTCCTGGCTTCGATGCCCTGGGCCTGTCGCTGGGGCTCTACGACGATGTCGTCGTCCGGGTCGCCGACTCCGGCCTGCACGTCGACATCGCAGGTGAGGGCGCCGAGACGCTGCCCCGCGACGAGAGTCACCTGCTCGTACGGTCGCTGCGTACGGCCTTCGACCTGCTCGGCGGACAGCCGCGCGGCCTCGAAGTCGTCTGCGCCAACCGCATCCCGCACGGCCGCGGCCTGGGCTCCAGCTCCGCCGCCATCTGCGCCGGCATCGTCGCCGCGCGCGCCGTGACCATAGGCGGCGACGCGAAGCTCGACGACGCCGCCCTGCTGGAGCTGGCGACCGAGATCGAGGGTCACCCCGACAATGTTGCCGCCTGTCTGCTCGGCGGCTTCACGCTGGCATGGACCGACGGGGGCGCGGCGCGGGCGATCAGGATGGACCCCGCAGATTCCATCGTTCCGGTGGTCTTCGTACCCGGAAAGCCGGTGCTGACCGAGACCGCCCGCGGACTGCTGCCGCGTACCGTTCCGCACGTGGACGCGGCGGCCAACGCGGGCCGCGCGGCCCTGCTCGTGGAGGCTCTGACCAGGCGTCCCGAGTTCCTGCTGGCGGCCACCGAGGACCGACTTCACCAGGACTACCGGGCCCCGGCGATGCCGGAGAGCGTGGCCCTGGTCAACCGACTGCGCGCGGACGGCGTCCCCGCAGTGATCTCCGGTGCGGGCCCTACGGTGCTCGCTCTGGTCGATGACAGTGCGGCCGACAAGGTCGCACAGCTGGCGGGCGAGGGGTGGGCAGCCAACAGGCTGGCTCTCGACGCCACGGGCGCGAGCGTTCTGCCGCTCGGCTCGTCGTGA
- a CDS encoding trypsin-like serine protease, protein MSGKQGGKHRRRIRIAVPAATAAIAAAVAGVMLMAPANAAVPIPKPTAEPTLSGPSQAQLEARLARAAKTAEQPPKASKFSTSSSGSTIDPKIIGGTTTTISSAPWMAQLFYEDGDNSFFCGGAVIAPTKILTAAHCVKGADWKNKGVVVTGTEKLATADGHGGAITGVWRQWNHPSYSDTTLDNDIAVLTLAAPVKATPINITKSDDTTSYKPGTSATVYGWGRTSSTNDNISPTLRKATLPINSDTTCANWQLGGEFVKGHMVCAGQPASGQDSGTVSACNGDSGGPLVVAGKIVGVVSWGIEDCVEKGAYSVYSKVSTYAGSVVPRVDDANISGDHRADVFARRSTGGELFQYTSKGTSFATRVSWGDFSGTNVILQTDLNRDGYEDIVIRVKGSGDVYWLHWVPSTETWAETKIASSWSTRRQIVVPGDVTGDALPDMLSIDSSGVLWIYPGKGNGTFAARVQVGTGWSQYNSVRGNGDFTGDGKADLIARKSSTSEMFLYKGTGKAGTAAFSARQKVRTWSGYNAFDAAGDITGDGKADYLARTPGGTLYLYKGTGKASSEIFATRINIGTGWQQYNIFG, encoded by the coding sequence ATCTCTGGCAAGCAGGGCGGGAAGCACCGCCGCCGGATACGGATAGCCGTGCCGGCCGCCACCGCCGCGATCGCCGCCGCGGTCGCGGGCGTGATGCTCATGGCGCCGGCCAATGCCGCGGTGCCGATCCCGAAGCCCACCGCCGAGCCGACCCTCAGCGGACCGTCGCAGGCGCAGCTGGAAGCACGCCTCGCGCGCGCCGCGAAGACGGCAGAGCAGCCGCCGAAGGCATCCAAGTTCTCCACGAGCTCGTCGGGCTCGACCATCGACCCGAAGATCATCGGTGGTACGACGACCACCATCTCCTCGGCCCCGTGGATGGCGCAGCTCTTCTACGAGGACGGCGACAACTCGTTCTTCTGCGGCGGCGCCGTCATCGCGCCGACGAAGATCCTCACCGCCGCCCACTGCGTCAAGGGTGCCGACTGGAAGAACAAGGGCGTCGTCGTCACCGGCACCGAGAAGCTGGCGACCGCCGACGGCCACGGCGGCGCCATCACCGGCGTCTGGCGTCAGTGGAACCACCCGTCGTACAGCGACACCACGCTCGACAACGACATCGCGGTCCTGACCCTGGCGGCCCCCGTCAAGGCCACGCCGATCAACATCACGAAGTCGGACGACACGACGTCGTACAAGCCGGGCACCAGCGCCACCGTCTACGGCTGGGGCCGCACCAGCTCCACCAACGACAACATCTCGCCGACGCTCCGCAAGGCGACCCTGCCCATCAACTCCGACACCACGTGCGCCAATTGGCAGCTCGGCGGCGAGTTCGTCAAGGGCCACATGGTCTGCGCCGGGCAGCCCGCGAGCGGCCAGGACAGCGGCACCGTGTCGGCCTGCAACGGTGACTCGGGCGGCCCCCTGGTCGTCGCCGGCAAGATCGTCGGCGTCGTCTCGTGGGGCATCGAGGACTGCGTGGAGAAGGGCGCCTACAGCGTCTACAGCAAGGTCAGCACGTACGCCGGCTCCGTCGTCCCGCGCGTCGACGACGCCAACATCTCCGGTGACCACCGCGCCGACGTCTTCGCCCGCCGCAGCACCGGCGGTGAGCTGTTCCAGTACACGTCCAAGGGCACCTCGTTCGCCACGCGCGTCTCCTGGGGCGACTTCAGCGGCACCAATGTGATCCTCCAGACCGACCTCAACCGGGACGGTTACGAGGACATCGTCATCCGGGTCAAGGGCAGCGGCGACGTCTACTGGCTGCACTGGGTGCCGTCCACCGAGACCTGGGCCGAGACGAAGATCGCGTCCAGCTGGAGCACCAGGCGGCAGATCGTCGTCCCCGGTGACGTCACCGGCGACGCACTGCCCGACATGCTGTCCATCGACTCCTCGGGCGTCCTGTGGATCTACCCGGGCAAGGGCAACGGCACCTTCGCGGCCCGCGTCCAGGTCGGCACCGGCTGGAGCCAGTACAACTCGGTGCGCGGCAACGGTGACTTCACCGGTGACGGCAAGGCCGACCTGATCGCACGCAAGTCCAGCACCTCGGAGATGTTCCTCTACAAGGGCACCGGCAAGGCTGGCACCGCCGCCTTCTCCGCCCGCCAGAAGGTCCGTACCTGGAGCGGCTACAACGCCTTCGACGCGGCCGGCGACATCACCGGTGACGGCAAGGCCGACTACCTGGCCCGTACGCCCGGTGGCACGCTCTACCTCTACAAGGGCACGGGCAAGGCCTCCTCGGAGATCTTCGCCACACGCATCAACATCGGAACCGGCTGGCAGCAGTACAACATCTTCGGCTGA